The following proteins are co-located in the Paenibacillus sp. JNUCC32 genome:
- the rbsK gene encoding ribokinase has protein sequence MRKLVVIGSINMDVVSNVAQFPQPGETIHSRDAQFFPGGKGANQAVAAALAGADCSMVGAVGLDPFGSTLVASLEERGVGVSSVLTKAGTSGIAIITVNEEGENYIVLSEGANGRLTEEDVAAEVNWDGVYAVLLQNEIPWQTTQHVIRSASKAGVRVWLNPAPARTIPHEVFPLLDTLIVNETEASVVSGLRVEDAASAEAASASIIGRGTSNVIITLGELGCFYGNARGERFNVPAFRVKPVDTTAAGDTFIGAYAAACTEGLDTEAALRFATAAAALTVTRPGAQSSIPAKEEIVAFMNT, from the coding sequence TTGCGCAAGCTGGTTGTCATTGGAAGCATCAATATGGATGTTGTGAGTAATGTAGCGCAGTTTCCCCAGCCGGGGGAAACGATTCACAGCAGGGACGCACAGTTTTTTCCCGGAGGCAAAGGGGCGAATCAGGCTGTGGCCGCAGCCTTGGCAGGTGCCGATTGCAGCATGGTCGGCGCCGTGGGCCTGGATCCTTTTGGAAGCACTTTGGTTGCTTCCTTGGAGGAGCGCGGCGTTGGCGTCTCGTCCGTTCTCACCAAGGCAGGCACATCCGGAATCGCGATCATCACGGTCAACGAAGAAGGCGAGAACTATATCGTGCTCTCGGAAGGAGCCAATGGGCGGCTGACCGAAGAGGATGTTGCCGCCGAAGTGAACTGGGACGGCGTATATGCGGTGCTGCTGCAGAATGAAATTCCGTGGCAGACGACACAGCATGTCATCCGATCGGCCAGCAAGGCAGGCGTTCGCGTCTGGCTGAATCCGGCCCCCGCGCGAACGATTCCGCACGAGGTGTTTCCGCTGCTGGATACATTGATTGTAAACGAAACGGAAGCAAGCGTGGTTAGCGGGCTGAGGGTGGAGGACGCAGCTTCGGCCGAGGCAGCTTCAGCATCGATCATCGGAAGAGGCACCTCCAACGTGATCATCACCCTTGGCGAGTTAGGGTGCTTCTATGGGAATGCGCGCGGAGAGCGTTTTAACGTTCCGGCTTTCCGCGTCAAACCCGTGGATACCACGGCGGCAGGGGATACCTTCATCGGTGCTTATGCGGCAGCTTGCACGGAGGGGCTGGATACGGAAGCAGCGCTGCGGTTTGCGACCGCAGCTGCTGCATTGACGGTGACCCGTCCGGGTGCTCAATCCTCCATACCGGCTAAGGAAGAGATTGTGGCGTTTATGAATACATGA
- a CDS encoding nucleotidyltransferase family protein, with the protein MLEERLKEYIRQHKPLMADLGIVRDLALPQCYIAAGYIRNYVWDILHGLDGTDRHTDIDVVYFDPDDVSEERDAALELHLRTSTANPKWSVKNQARMHAKNGDEPYHSTHAALTHWPETATAVGARLNVAGELELCCPYGLDDLFALRVRRSPNFDKRGYYLERVRKKQWKDQWPRLAIIED; encoded by the coding sequence ATGTTAGAGGAACGGTTAAAGGAATACATAAGGCAGCACAAGCCATTGATGGCGGATTTGGGCATCGTTCGGGATTTAGCCCTGCCGCAATGTTATATTGCCGCGGGTTACATTCGAAATTATGTATGGGACATCCTGCATGGATTAGACGGGACGGACCGGCATACCGATATCGATGTCGTTTACTTCGATCCGGATGATGTGTCCGAAGAACGGGATGCTGCCCTGGAGTTGCACTTAAGGACCTCGACGGCGAACCCGAAATGGTCGGTCAAGAATCAGGCCAGAATGCATGCCAAGAATGGAGACGAGCCCTATCATTCAACCCATGCAGCGCTAACCCATTGGCCGGAGACGGCCACCGCGGTCGGGGCCAGACTGAACGTCGCAGGGGAGCTTGAGCTTTGCTGTCCTTACGGATTGGATGATTTATTCGCGCTTCGGGTTCGAAGAAGTCCTAACTTTGATAAACGGGGCTATTACTTGGAACGGGTACGCAAGAAACAATGGAAGGATCAGTGGCCGCGTTTAGCGATCATCGAGGATTAG